The stretch of DNA CCGTTGGTCGAGCCCATCCCGTTGGTCGAGCGTGTCGAGACCCCGTGAGCCAGCCTCGAGACGTGGCCGCGTGATCTCCACATGCCCGATCGGCGGATTCTCGCACACCTCGGCGGCGGCTATCGGGCGACGACCGATCCACTCGCGTCACTCTCGGAAACGGGAGCGGCAACGCGTGAGTGCGCGACCGACAGGCCCTGGCCGACTCGCCGAAAGAGTACGGCCGCACACACCGCACCGAACGCGAAGAAGCCGGCACCCCACCAGTACACGGTGGCGTAGCTATGAATCGCTGCTTCGGCGGCGACGGCCGCAGTGGGTGGCACGTGCGCTGCGATGTACGACGTCGCGGCTGTCGCGGCCAGTGTGTTGAGCAGGGCGGTTCCGATCGAGCCGCCGACCTGCTGGCTGGTATTGACCATGGCCGAGGCGACCCCGGCGAATCGGCGGTCGACGCCGAGTGTCGCCGTCTGGATCGAGGCGGGCATGATCGAGCCCATGCCGAAACCGATGATCAGCAGGGGCAGCAGGATGTCGGCAGCGTAGGTGCTCTTCAGGGTGAGCGTGGTGAGAGTGACCATGCCGATTGCGGCCAGCGCCATACCCAGAGGAACCATGACCTTTGGCCCGAACCGCGGCACGAACACGTTGGTCGACAGCTGGGCCGCGAGCACCAGCGCGGCGATCATCGGCAAAAACGCGAGTCCGGTCTGCACCGGCGTGAAGCGCAAGGATGTCTGCAGATAGTAGGTGACGAAGAGGAAGATCCCGAACATGCCGGCCCCGGCGATCAGCACCGAGATGTAGGCCGCTCCTCGGTTGCGGTCCAGCACGATCGCGAGCGGAAGCAGCGGGTGGGTGGCCCGCCGCTGCCAGAGCACGAAGGCGATGAGCAGCACACCCGCGGCAGCGAGCATCCCCCAGGTGAGCGGCGAGCTCCACCCATCGGTTTCGGCATTGGAAAAGCCGTAGACCACAGCGAACAAGGCACCCGAGACCAAGACGGTTCCCGGCAGATCCAATTTCGGCCGGGGTCCGGAGCGCTGGGCATTCCTCACGAAGATGGTTGCGCCGATCACGGCCACGACCGCGATGATGACATTGATGTACAGGCTCCACCGCCAGTTGAGGTACTCGGTCAAATAGCCGCCGAGCAGCAAGCCGACGGCGCCCCCGGCGCCCGCGATCGCTCCGAACACGCCGAAGGCACGGGAGCGTTCCTTGGGAATCGTGAACGTCGTCGTCAACACGGCCAGAGCGGTGGGGGCGAGCATCGCACCGAACATGCCTTGCACCGCGCGGGCCGCCACGAGCATCCCGAAGCTTCCCGCGGCGCCACCGACAGCGGAGGCGAGAGCGAAACCGACCAAGCCAATGAGGAACATCCGC from Leifsonia psychrotolerans encodes:
- a CDS encoding DHA2 family efflux MFS transporter permease subunit — protein: MPQTLSDSSSVPVVSPAYSRRWWTLTVVALAQLMVVLDSTVVNIALPSAQADLGFTNAERQWIVTAYSLAFGSLLLLGGRLSDLVGRKRMFLIGLVGFALASAVGGAAGSFGMLVAARAVQGMFGAMLAPTALAVLTTTFTIPKERSRAFGVFGAIAGAGGAVGLLLGGYLTEYLNWRWSLYINVIIAVVAVIGATIFVRNAQRSGPRPKLDLPGTVLVSGALFAVVYGFSNAETDGWSSPLTWGMLAAAGVLLIAFVLWQRRATHPLLPLAIVLDRNRGAAYISVLIAGAGMFGIFLFVTYYLQTSLRFTPVQTGLAFLPMIAALVLAAQLSTNVFVPRFGPKVMVPLGMALAAIGMVTLTTLTLKSTYAADILLPLLIIGFGMGSIMPASIQTATLGVDRRFAGVASAMVNTSQQVGGSIGTALLNTLAATAATSYIAAHVPPTAAVAAEAAIHSYATVYWWGAGFFAFGAVCAAVLFRRVGQGLSVAHSRVAAPVSESDASGSVVAR